In the genome of Myxococcales bacterium, one region contains:
- a CDS encoding septal ring lytic transglycosylase RlpA family protein, translating into MRRILLLSTLSLLACAHEPRPVNAPVPERRAEPNAQAPQPGDPGLPPPVAAFDGQATYYSDALAGRKTASGERYDPNALTAAHRKLAFGTMVRVTRLDTGRSVVVRITDRGPFGNEKRIIDVSKAAARELDMLRAGVVAVRVEVLASP; encoded by the coding sequence ATGCGACGCATCCTGCTTCTCTCCACGCTCTCGCTCCTCGCCTGTGCGCACGAGCCGCGGCCCGTCAACGCGCCGGTGCCCGAGCGGCGCGCAGAGCCGAACGCGCAGGCCCCGCAGCCGGGCGATCCCGGCCTGCCGCCGCCCGTCGCAGCCTTCGATGGGCAGGCCACCTATTATTCGGACGCACTCGCCGGGCGTAAGACCGCGAGCGGCGAGCGCTACGATCCCAATGCCCTCACCGCAGCGCACCGCAAGCTGGCCTTCGGCACCATGGTCCGCGTGACCCGGCTCGATACCGGGCGGAGTGTGGTCGTGCGCATCACCGACCGTGGGCCCTTCGGCAACGAAAAGCGGATCATCGACGTGTCGAAGGCCGCGGCTCGGGAGCTCGACATGTTGCGGGCCGGGGTCGTGGCGGTGCGGGTCGAAGTGCTCGCGTCTCCCTGA
- a CDS encoding DUF1287 domain-containing protein: MNGRTRGLMLFAVSVCVGCARGGEPPAGKAPAFSRPAAPARMSQTGSKAANAPSARTAAIRSAAPEPALGVEDRGVFPDLDARVQLPAPPAGKVLSAIVDERHQLLVVYVDAWPYKVYPLGGEAELTVGKFSLAMRAGDRAELVGAELGLRRLGSSEAAPPGDFDGDGIPDPLDVLIGAHKTVLDGAEYDDGYFSLKYPNGDPPRSRGACVDVIVRAVRNAGVDLQAGVISDERAVPELYGVKHPDPSIDHRRVKNAITYFKRHWVPHSRELADVNDPIRPGDVVFLDTFPSRPGPDHVGIVSQESGSSGYPLVINLWTFGYKTQAMDLLESVPVTHRFRFPSRAPS; the protein is encoded by the coding sequence GTGAACGGTCGAACGCGGGGGCTGATGCTCTTCGCGGTTTCGGTCTGCGTTGGCTGTGCGCGGGGTGGTGAACCGCCCGCCGGCAAGGCACCGGCGTTCTCGCGTCCCGCGGCGCCCGCCCGGATGAGTCAGACGGGCTCCAAGGCGGCGAACGCTCCCAGCGCTAGAACGGCGGCAATACGCTCCGCAGCTCCCGAGCCCGCGCTGGGCGTCGAGGATCGCGGTGTGTTTCCCGACCTGGACGCTCGGGTGCAGTTGCCCGCCCCGCCAGCCGGCAAGGTGCTCAGCGCCATTGTCGACGAACGCCACCAGCTGCTCGTGGTCTACGTCGATGCGTGGCCGTACAAGGTCTACCCGCTGGGCGGTGAGGCCGAGCTGACGGTTGGAAAGTTCTCTCTCGCAATGCGAGCCGGTGATCGCGCCGAGCTCGTGGGCGCCGAGCTCGGCCTGCGCCGGTTGGGTTCCTCGGAGGCGGCGCCGCCGGGGGATTTCGACGGCGACGGCATCCCTGACCCGCTCGACGTGCTGATAGGCGCCCACAAGACCGTGCTGGATGGCGCGGAGTACGACGACGGCTATTTCTCGTTGAAGTACCCGAACGGCGATCCGCCTCGCTCCCGCGGGGCCTGTGTGGACGTGATCGTGCGGGCGGTGCGCAACGCCGGCGTCGATCTACAGGCCGGCGTGATCTCCGACGAGCGCGCAGTGCCGGAGCTCTACGGAGTGAAGCACCCCGATCCGAGCATCGATCACCGGCGAGTGAAGAACGCGATCACCTACTTCAAGCGGCATTGGGTCCCGCACTCGCGAGAGCTCGCCGACGTAAACGACCCGATCCGGCCTGGGGATGTCGTCTTCCTCGATACGTTTCCCAGCCGGCCTGGTCCCGACCACGTTGGCATCGTGAGTCAAGAGAGCGGCTCGAGCGGGTACCCGCTGGTGATCAATCTCTGGACGTTCGGCTACAAGACGCAAGCGATGGACTTGCTCGAGTCAGTGCCGGTGACCCACCGCTTCCGGTTCCCAAGCCGCGCGCCGAGTTGA
- a CDS encoding oligopeptide transporter, OPT family: MSEGGHEPHEPYIPAKAKLPELTPLPLIVGTLLGMVFGASSLYLVLKVGLTVSASIPVAVISITLFRLLSKFGVRNATILENNVVQTAGSAGESIAFGVGVTMPAIMILGFDLEVTRVTLVAVLGGLLGILMMIPLRRALIVEQHGSLKYPEGTACAEVLKAGASDESRAAAHSEGAPADPVETGGGKTIFAGFGIGLAYKAAMVAFRAWKDVPEKVFTSTLKAGSVSAEISPELLGVGYIIGPRISAIMCAGGVLAYLVLIPAIKFFGEGMTSALPPGTIPIRDMSPHQIRGAYVLYIGAGAVAAGGIVSLLRSIPTIWQGIKGGLSDLRGSKQAVGERLRTDQDLPMKTVLIGVVVLVTAITLAPSLQMNVLGAVLIVVLGFLFVTVSSRLTGEIGSSSNPISGMTVATLLLTCGVFLLLGWTAPPYYVTALSVGAIVCIAASNGGTTSQDLKTGFLVGSTPKYQQYAILVGALASALALGPILLRLNDAATVYVPQATFEKVTPVVVADEVLAALPVWGGEAPETGKSFRKLQQQEEGGAAVGPRVPGLAAGSYVVDAASKQVTYKVEETFPAGLSTDPSALDRREQLSGPQAKSDSANYRIWQKTSAEGGPSGKYLVNDAGRAVYLVDPGINGTHNVRPDGSKVTKFDAPKATLMSYIIKGILNRELPWGLVLIGVMISLALELSGIPSLAFAVGVYLPISSSTPILAGGLVRYLADRQIQKRFAGKNLTEEQLTAETDKSPGVLLSSGYIAGGAIAGIVIAFVAGVMGDVQTRIDEWAKHNNPLFEGPYADVLSMIPFLGVAALLYFIAVRTSKPAAERV, encoded by the coding sequence ATGAGCGAGGGTGGACACGAGCCGCACGAACCGTACATTCCGGCGAAGGCCAAGCTCCCGGAGCTGACCCCGCTGCCGCTCATCGTCGGCACGCTGCTCGGCATGGTGTTCGGCGCTTCCTCCCTCTACCTGGTGTTGAAGGTCGGGCTCACCGTAAGCGCTTCGATCCCGGTCGCCGTGATCTCGATCACCTTGTTCCGCCTGCTCTCGAAGTTCGGGGTGCGGAACGCCACCATCCTCGAGAACAACGTGGTGCAGACCGCGGGCTCGGCCGGCGAGTCCATCGCGTTCGGCGTCGGTGTGACCATGCCGGCAATCATGATCCTCGGGTTCGATCTCGAGGTGACGCGGGTCACGCTGGTCGCGGTGCTGGGCGGCTTGCTCGGGATCTTGATGATGATCCCACTGCGGCGCGCGCTGATCGTGGAGCAGCACGGCTCCCTCAAGTACCCGGAGGGCACGGCCTGCGCCGAGGTGCTCAAGGCAGGCGCGAGCGACGAGTCCCGTGCGGCGGCGCACTCCGAAGGCGCGCCCGCAGATCCGGTGGAGACGGGCGGCGGCAAGACCATCTTCGCCGGGTTCGGCATCGGGCTCGCTTACAAGGCCGCGATGGTGGCGTTCCGTGCGTGGAAAGACGTGCCGGAGAAGGTCTTCACCTCGACGCTCAAGGCCGGCAGTGTGTCGGCGGAGATCTCCCCGGAGCTCTTGGGTGTCGGCTACATCATTGGCCCGCGCATCTCGGCCATCATGTGCGCTGGCGGCGTGCTCGCTTACCTGGTGCTGATCCCGGCGATCAAGTTCTTCGGTGAGGGCATGACGTCTGCGCTGCCGCCCGGAACGATCCCGATCCGAGACATGAGCCCGCACCAGATCCGCGGCGCCTACGTGCTCTACATCGGCGCGGGCGCCGTGGCCGCGGGCGGAATCGTCAGCCTGCTGCGCTCGATTCCGACGATCTGGCAGGGCATCAAGGGTGGACTGAGTGACCTGCGCGGCTCGAAGCAGGCCGTCGGTGAGCGACTGCGGACCGATCAGGATCTTCCGATGAAGACCGTGCTGATCGGCGTCGTTGTGCTGGTCACCGCCATCACCCTGGCGCCGTCGCTCCAGATGAACGTGCTCGGTGCGGTGTTGATCGTCGTGCTGGGCTTTCTGTTCGTGACGGTCAGCTCGCGGCTGACGGGTGAGATCGGCTCTTCTTCCAACCCCATCTCCGGCATGACGGTGGCAACACTGCTGCTCACGTGCGGTGTGTTCCTGCTGCTCGGTTGGACTGCGCCTCCCTACTACGTGACCGCCCTCAGCGTCGGCGCCATCGTCTGTATTGCTGCGTCCAACGGCGGCACGACGTCGCAAGATCTCAAGACCGGATTTCTGGTGGGTTCGACGCCGAAGTATCAGCAGTACGCCATCCTCGTCGGCGCGTTGGCCTCGGCGCTGGCGCTCGGGCCGATCTTGCTGCGGTTGAACGACGCCGCCACCGTCTATGTGCCTCAGGCGACCTTCGAGAAGGTCACACCCGTCGTCGTTGCGGACGAGGTGCTCGCGGCACTGCCGGTGTGGGGCGGAGAGGCGCCGGAGACGGGCAAGAGCTTCCGCAAATTGCAGCAGCAGGAGGAGGGCGGCGCCGCGGTAGGGCCGCGTGTGCCGGGGCTCGCCGCGGGCAGCTACGTGGTCGACGCGGCGTCGAAGCAAGTGACGTACAAGGTCGAGGAGACCTTTCCGGCCGGGCTCAGCACCGATCCCAGCGCTCTAGATCGTCGCGAGCAGCTCAGCGGGCCGCAGGCCAAATCGGACTCCGCAAACTATCGCATCTGGCAGAAGACGAGCGCGGAGGGCGGTCCTTCGGGGAAGTACCTCGTGAACGACGCGGGTCGCGCGGTCTACCTGGTCGATCCGGGCATCAACGGCACTCACAACGTGCGGCCCGACGGCAGCAAGGTGACCAAGTTCGACGCGCCCAAGGCGACGCTGATGTCGTACATCATCAAAGGGATCCTGAACCGCGAGCTGCCCTGGGGCCTGGTGCTCATCGGCGTCATGATCTCGCTGGCGCTGGAGCTCTCCGGCATTCCGTCACTGGCATTCGCGGTGGGCGTGTACCTGCCCATCTCCTCGTCGACACCAATCCTCGCGGGAGGGCTGGTGCGCTACCTGGCAGATCGCCAGATCCAGAAGCGTTTTGCCGGAAAGAACCTGACGGAGGAGCAGCTGACGGCCGAGACGGACAAGAGTCCTGGCGTGCTCCTGTCCAGCGGTTACATCGCCGGTGGTGCGATCGCGGGCATCGTGATCGCGTTCGTTGCCGGTGTCATGGGCGACGTACAGACGCGCATCGACGAGTGGGCGAAGCACAACAACCCGCTGTTCGAAGGCCCCTACGCGGACGTGCTGAGCATGATCCCGTTCTTGGGAGTGGCGGCGCTTCTCTACTTCATCGCCGTGAGAACATCGAAGCCCGCGGCCGAGCGCGTCTGA
- a CDS encoding elongation factor G: MKPSSPHALRNIALLGQAGCGKTTLLERLLLEAKVIKSMGTIARGDTVSDFDPLEKSLGHSLNVSIAHLEWADHFVNLLDTPGTPDFLGRAFEALEAVETAAIVINAEAGVGAVTRRAMRASEGLCRMLIVNKMDAAGNFEALMGELVETFGKVCLPLNLPSADGHSVIDCFFAPDTDKKTAFSSVAVAHEAIVDQVVALDDALMELYLGQGEELAPEQLHDAFEAALRQGALIPVCFVSAESGAGTRELLDVLARLMPDPTEGNPPKFMKGEGASATRVEVVADPERHVVAHVFEIINDPFRGKLSIFRVYQGTVEQNSQLYIGDSRKPFKVSHLLRLQGKEQLEIERAIPGDICAVARVDTIHRDAVLHDSHDEDEFHLVPPPFPQPVFGLALLPERHGDEQKLSDALHRLLDEDPSLSVEHNAESNETIIRGLGELHLRTVVEQLRTRYNVQVSTRLPAIPYRETIAGRSESRYRHRKQTGGAGQFGEVAIRVEPLERGAGFEFVDEIKGGVIPGQFIPAVEKGVRQAMAEGAVAGFPISDVRVALFDGKTHAVDSKEVAFITAGRYAMLECVMQAAPVVLEPLLEVQVRAQAALVGDLSGDFSHRRGRITGNQSLPLGRVELTAIVPMAEMADFEGRLKSMTGGDGSYAVALSHYEQVPDTIQQRLADEYKKRRAEGH; this comes from the coding sequence ATGAAACCATCTTCCCCTCACGCCCTCCGGAACATCGCCCTCTTGGGACAGGCCGGCTGCGGCAAGACCACCCTGCTCGAGCGCCTGTTGCTCGAGGCCAAGGTCATCAAATCGATGGGCACGATCGCCCGCGGTGACACCGTCAGTGACTTCGACCCGCTGGAGAAGTCGCTGGGCCATTCACTGAACGTGAGCATCGCTCACCTCGAGTGGGCCGACCACTTCGTGAACCTGCTCGACACCCCCGGCACCCCGGACTTCTTGGGCCGAGCGTTCGAAGCCCTCGAAGCCGTGGAGACCGCGGCGATCGTGATCAATGCGGAAGCGGGGGTTGGTGCGGTCACGCGCAGGGCGATGCGGGCATCCGAGGGGCTGTGCCGGATGTTGATCGTCAACAAGATGGACGCGGCCGGAAACTTCGAAGCGCTAATGGGGGAGCTCGTCGAAACGTTCGGCAAGGTGTGCCTGCCACTGAACCTCCCGTCCGCAGACGGCCACAGTGTCATTGACTGCTTTTTCGCGCCGGACACCGACAAGAAGACGGCCTTCTCCAGCGTGGCAGTGGCGCACGAGGCCATCGTCGATCAGGTCGTTGCGCTCGACGACGCGCTGATGGAGCTGTACCTCGGCCAGGGCGAGGAGCTCGCGCCCGAGCAGCTGCACGACGCCTTCGAAGCCGCGCTGCGACAAGGAGCGCTGATCCCGGTCTGTTTCGTGTCGGCCGAGAGCGGCGCCGGTACCCGCGAGCTGCTCGACGTGCTCGCGCGTCTGATGCCGGACCCGACCGAGGGCAACCCGCCGAAGTTCATGAAGGGCGAGGGCGCGAGCGCGACTCGCGTGGAAGTGGTGGCCGACCCGGAGCGACACGTGGTGGCTCACGTGTTCGAGATCATCAACGACCCGTTCCGCGGCAAGCTCTCGATTTTCCGCGTCTACCAGGGGACGGTGGAGCAAAATAGCCAGCTCTACATCGGCGATTCGCGCAAACCATTCAAGGTGTCTCACCTCTTGCGCCTGCAGGGCAAAGAGCAGCTCGAGATCGAGCGCGCCATCCCGGGTGACATCTGTGCCGTCGCGCGTGTCGACACCATCCACCGGGACGCCGTGCTTCACGACTCCCACGACGAGGACGAGTTCCACCTGGTACCTCCACCGTTCCCACAACCGGTGTTCGGGCTCGCGCTGTTGCCAGAGCGGCACGGCGACGAGCAGAAGCTCTCGGACGCGCTGCATCGTTTGCTCGACGAGGACCCGTCACTTTCGGTCGAGCACAACGCCGAGTCCAATGAGACCATCATCCGAGGCCTCGGGGAGCTGCATCTGCGCACCGTCGTGGAACAGCTTCGCACTCGTTACAACGTGCAAGTCAGCACACGCCTGCCCGCAATTCCGTACCGTGAGACCATTGCCGGGCGGTCCGAGTCGCGCTACCGCCACAGAAAACAGACGGGCGGCGCCGGGCAATTCGGCGAGGTCGCGATCCGGGTCGAACCCCTGGAGCGCGGCGCGGGCTTCGAGTTCGTCGACGAGATCAAGGGCGGAGTGATCCCGGGCCAGTTCATCCCCGCGGTGGAGAAGGGCGTGCGCCAGGCCATGGCCGAGGGCGCGGTGGCCGGGTTCCCCATTTCCGACGTGCGCGTCGCGCTGTTCGACGGCAAGACCCACGCGGTGGACTCGAAGGAGGTCGCGTTCATCACTGCGGGGCGCTACGCGATGCTGGAGTGTGTCATGCAGGCAGCGCCCGTGGTGCTCGAGCCGCTGCTCGAGGTCCAGGTCCGCGCGCAGGCCGCGCTGGTCGGGGACCTGAGCGGCGATTTTTCGCACCGCCGCGGCCGCATCACCGGCAACCAGTCGCTGCCGCTCGGTCGCGTGGAGTTGACCGCCATCGTGCCCATGGCCGAAATGGCCGACTTCGAGGGTCGCCTCAAGTCCATGACGGGGGGTGATGGCAGCTACGCGGTTGCACTCAGCCACTACGAACAGGTGCCCGACACGATTCAACAACGACTCGCCGACGAGTACAAGAAGCGCCGCGCCGAGGGCCACTGA
- a CDS encoding DUF465 domain-containing protein produces MYVEPHDLAHEFPDHVQLITELRERDAKFRQLFEEYSRCNSEVVKAEEADVPMSDFAFEELKKKRLSIKDEIYALLRAHAGKL; encoded by the coding sequence ATGTACGTAGAACCGCACGACCTGGCACACGAGTTTCCCGATCACGTACAACTGATCACCGAGCTCCGCGAGCGTGACGCGAAGTTTCGACAGCTGTTCGAAGAATACTCGCGCTGCAATTCGGAGGTCGTGAAGGCTGAGGAAGCCGACGTCCCGATGTCGGACTTCGCGTTCGAGGAGTTGAAGAAGAAGCGTTTGTCGATCAAGGACGAGATCTACGCGCTCCTCCGGGCTCACGCCGGCAAGCTCTGA